The Pirellulales bacterium DNA window TGCACTAAGGCGGCATGCGGAATGCATCCTGTCTGAGTTATCATGCTGGCCGGCTTTCAGTTTCGGTAAATGGCAGATAGCCTTTCGGACGGTTGGTTTCGACCGCTCATCGATGAGAGGCGGGGGCAGCATCTTGATCGGCCCGAGGCGGGACGCAAGCAAGACCAGTCGTTTCCTTGTCTGCGGGATTTCGTAATCGGCACATTCGATAACGCCGTGCCATAGCTCGTATCCGGTAAGCGATGCAAGGAACGTCTCGAAAACCGGATGATCTGCAAGCTGCGGAACGTTCTCCATCGTCACTAAATCCGGCGACGACTCATCAATGAGCCGAGAAAAATCGGCAACCAACTCCCATTTGGAATCGCTCGTAGATGGGCGATATTTTCTGCTGTACGTAGAAAACGATTGGCATGGAGCACACCCTGCCAACAATTTAACGGCATCGTCGGCCCAAAGAGACCGGAGCGAGTGGCCGTCAAGGCTTTTAACGTCCTGCTCAATGAACTTCGACTTGTTGTTCGACTCGTAGGGGAAACGGCAGTTGGGATCGAGGTCGATGCCGGCAGCAACATCAACGCCGCCCCGAATCAGGCCGTGTGTCAGGCCGCCTACGCCGCAAAAAAGATCGATCCCCGAGATCATATAGGTTTCCCAGGACTCGGGCGGCGCTCAGGTGCTATGAAGCCGAAATCCGCAATGTACCGCTCGAATGCTGCTATTACTTCCCGCAGATAGCCTGCGGTCCTGTCTTTGATGTCCACCAAGTCAGGTACGGTTACACCATCTCCGCATTCCTCAAACGAAATTTGTCCGTGCGCAAGCCGGTTGCGAAGATATTTTACGAGCCGAAGCGAGCCCATGTCTTCGCGAATCCTTCGCTTGGCGGCCGCCTCGATTGGTCGCGAGATGCTCAATTCACAGCCAATTCGTTCCGAAATTTCCTCGATTTCTCGGTCGTCCCAGTTGCCCCCTCCCCCCTTCTCTACGTTCCAGGCGCCTATGGGACTTGCTTTGATGATTCCATCGCAGAACGCGATAGCGGTAGTCAGGCGACTATCGTAGCCCATGTCCACATGCGTCCTTGCGGTCGTCCGAACCCATTCACGGCGCAAGCGCGAGTCGAGGTCAGCAGCCGTCCACCTGGCACCATCGGCCGCTGCCGCTGTGACCGCATTTATGCACCAGTTTGCCGTCGCTTCGACCAGATTATAGAGCTGCAAGTACACGGACGAATAGAGGATTTTCTGTTGCTGGGCGGTGATCGGCGCGCCGCCGATGATCGGGGGGCCAAGCTGAACCTGCCTCTCCAGTGCCTCAAGCAACTGCAAGTAGGCTTCTATCTCTTGCAGCCGTTCGTCGAACGAATCGGATAGAATGGCCATCACTCTTCCCCAAGAAGCTTGTCACGGACGAAATTCAATCGGCCGCCGAGCGCTGCCTTCGGATTGGCACCCCCGGATTTCGTCCATCGCATGAAGTCCTCGCCTTCGATCCATCCGCTGACATCGGGGGTTTGCTCTTTGAGGCTCGGCCGTTCC harbors:
- a CDS encoding DNA cytosine methyltransferase, coding for MISGIDLFCGVGGLTHGLIRGGVDVAAGIDLDPNCRFPYESNNKSKFIEQDVKSLDGHSLRSLWADDAVKLLAGCAPCQSFSTYSRKYRPSTSDSKWELVADFSRLIDESSPDLVTMENVPQLADHPVFETFLASLTGYELWHGVIECADYEIPQTRKRLVLLASRLGPIKMLPPPLIDERSKPTVRKAICHLPKLKAGQHDNSDRMHSACRLSALNLKRIKASKPGGSWRDWDRSLIAKCHRRRTGETYPSVYGRMEWDAPSPTITTQCFGYGNGRFGHPEQNRAITLREAAILQTFPGSYRFVPEGHVPKFSTMGMLIGNAVPVRLAEWVAASLIASLKAIK
- a CDS encoding MAE_28990/MAE_18760 family HEPN-like nuclease; amino-acid sequence: MAILSDSFDERLQEIEAYLQLLEALERQVQLGPPIIGGAPITAQQQKILYSSVYLQLYNLVEATANWCINAVTAAAADGARWTAADLDSRLRREWVRTTARTHVDMGYDSRLTTAIAFCDGIIKASPIGAWNVEKGGGGNWDDREIEEISERIGCELSISRPIEAAAKRRIREDMGSLRLVKYLRNRLAHGQISFEECGDGVTVPDLVDIKDRTAGYLREVIAAFERYIADFGFIAPERRPSPGKPI